In Iodobacter fluviatilis, one DNA window encodes the following:
- a CDS encoding enoyl-CoA hydratase/isomerase family protein: MSDTLHTHFSHGIATITLNRPEICNAFDDMLIAELTATLTAFGQNSDLRVVVLTAEGSTFSAGADLSWMHHATQFDQHRNFEDALKLARLMQTLERLPVPTIARIQGPALGGGVGLIACCDLAVASSNTWFRINEVRLGLIPAVIGPYIISKIGISAARRFMLTAEQFDCHTALQLGLLHEVKTDEAAMDHQVQTWINELLQNSPHALTAAKRLITSVVHRPIDDAMISDTAHRIAHIRTHEEAREGVAAYLGKRPPSWHINRAVKLNGDEAPQNG; encoded by the coding sequence ATGAGCGATACATTACACACACACTTTAGCCACGGTATCGCCACAATTACCCTTAACAGACCCGAAATCTGTAACGCCTTCGACGATATGCTGATCGCCGAACTAACTGCAACCCTCACCGCCTTTGGCCAGAACTCTGATTTAAGAGTTGTTGTCCTCACAGCCGAAGGATCCACATTCAGCGCAGGTGCAGATTTAAGCTGGATGCATCATGCCACCCAATTTGATCAGCACCGCAACTTTGAGGATGCATTAAAATTAGCCCGGCTGATGCAGACACTAGAGCGTCTGCCCGTACCTACCATTGCACGTATACAAGGGCCGGCACTAGGCGGAGGAGTGGGATTAATTGCCTGTTGTGATTTAGCCGTAGCCAGCAGCAACACCTGGTTTCGGATCAATGAAGTCCGCCTTGGCCTGATCCCTGCTGTTATAGGGCCTTATATCATCAGCAAGATCGGCATCAGTGCTGCAAGACGCTTTATGCTGACGGCAGAACAGTTTGACTGCCACACTGCCCTGCAACTTGGTTTATTGCATGAAGTAAAAACCGATGAAGCTGCAATGGATCATCAGGTGCAAACTTGGATCAACGAGCTACTACAAAACAGCCCGCATGCGCTGACGGCAGCAAAGCGGCTGATTACTTCGGTTGTCCATCGCCCTATAGACGATGCAATGATCTCTGATACCGCACACCGCATCGCTCATATCAGAACCCATGAGGAAGCCAGAGAGGGGGTCGCCGCTTATTTAGGCAAACGCCCCCCATCTTGGCATATTAACCGGGCGGTAAAACTAAATGGCGATGAGGCCCCGCAGAATGGCTAA
- a CDS encoding peptidylprolyl isomerase, translating to MFSFVEKNKTAVQVVLGLVSLGLVVGVGLTGYSAMEGGESYLAKVGQTKITPRELAQAIGNRAVPNEMKPMVLEQLVKKQLLLEQAGLLHLDVSDDQIRNAIAAIPDFQENGKFSAQRYKDLLAAQQMTPLDFQQRVRDDIASSHLLAGFSSGIQSTAVADYMAGLLGEKRDVAMLQISPAAFLPQVTVSDAEVKKYYDTHSAEFKLPEMARLEYLVFSQQELAKSISISPDEVKKYFEAHQAQLTGEERKASHILIALAKDAKPEAKKAAQAKAEAILLELKANPARFADLAKKESQDPGSAANGGDLGFFAHGAMVKPFDDAAFKLKKGEISGIVASDFGLHIIRLDDVRSKTFAEVQPDVEQKLKLEKVSQSFQKQAERFNELVYQQADSLKPAAEAFKLHVQQSDWLTRAAAKDELLNNEKLREAAFSDDVLKKKHNSEAIEVASGTLVSVRVIESKPAQSQKLEAVSADIIAKLKQEKALKLAIEEGTKKLADLKKGGADTLTWPAAQAMARMGQSAVPEAQVKEIFRAAADKLPAYAGAEVKGQGFALFKVVKSTAAPALDATMRRQLNENMVQMYGQVEVASYLQALKSQIKVDYKLKAMAAE from the coding sequence ATGTTTTCCTTTGTTGAAAAGAACAAAACCGCCGTTCAGGTGGTACTTGGCCTTGTGTCACTGGGTCTTGTTGTTGGTGTTGGCCTGACCGGCTATAGCGCTATGGAAGGTGGTGAATCATATCTGGCCAAAGTGGGTCAGACCAAGATCACACCCCGTGAACTCGCTCAGGCTATTGGTAACCGTGCCGTTCCCAATGAGATGAAGCCTATGGTGCTTGAACAGCTGGTTAAAAAACAGCTTTTGCTCGAGCAGGCTGGTCTGTTGCATCTGGATGTTTCTGACGATCAGATTCGTAATGCGATTGCTGCAATTCCTGATTTCCAGGAGAACGGTAAGTTCAGCGCTCAGCGCTATAAAGACCTGCTTGCAGCACAGCAAATGACCCCTCTCGATTTTCAGCAACGTGTTCGTGATGATATTGCGAGCAGTCATCTGCTTGCAGGCTTCTCCAGTGGCATTCAATCCACCGCAGTTGCTGATTATATGGCTGGTTTGCTGGGTGAAAAACGGGATGTGGCGATGCTGCAAATCTCGCCTGCAGCTTTTTTGCCACAAGTGACCGTGTCTGATGCTGAAGTAAAAAAATACTACGACACACATAGTGCTGAATTTAAACTTCCAGAAATGGCTCGTTTAGAATATCTGGTCTTCTCTCAGCAAGAATTGGCTAAAAGCATTTCAATCAGCCCTGATGAAGTCAAAAAATATTTTGAAGCACATCAGGCTCAGCTGACGGGAGAAGAGCGTAAAGCCAGCCATATCCTGATTGCTTTGGCTAAAGATGCAAAACCAGAAGCAAAAAAAGCCGCACAGGCTAAGGCTGAGGCTATTTTGCTCGAGCTGAAAGCAAATCCGGCACGCTTTGCTGATCTTGCCAAAAAAGAATCTCAAGATCCTGGTTCGGCTGCAAATGGTGGCGATTTGGGCTTTTTTGCCCATGGTGCAATGGTGAAACCTTTTGATGACGCGGCCTTTAAGCTGAAAAAAGGCGAGATCAGCGGCATTGTGGCCAGCGATTTTGGTTTGCACATTATTCGTCTTGATGATGTTCGCAGCAAAACATTTGCAGAAGTTCAGCCTGATGTTGAGCAAAAATTAAAGCTTGAAAAAGTAAGCCAGAGCTTCCAGAAGCAAGCGGAACGATTTAACGAGTTGGTTTATCAGCAGGCAGACAGCCTGAAGCCTGCAGCAGAGGCCTTTAAACTGCATGTGCAGCAAAGTGACTGGCTGACACGTGCTGCCGCTAAGGATGAGCTGCTGAACAACGAAAAGCTGCGTGAAGCGGCTTTTAGTGACGATGTGCTGAAAAAGAAACATAACTCCGAAGCGATTGAAGTGGCATCAGGTACGCTGGTGTCGGTCAGGGTGATTGAATCTAAACCGGCGCAATCGCAGAAGCTGGAAGCGGTGAGTGCAGACATCATTGCAAAGCTTAAGCAAGAGAAAGCGCTGAAGCTGGCCATTGAAGAGGGGACTAAAAAATTAGCCGATCTGAAAAAAGGCGGAGCAGATACCTTAACGTGGCCAGCTGCTCAGGCCATGGCGCGTATGGGACAATCTGCAGTTCCTGAAGCGCAGGTCAAAGAGATCTTCCGTGCTGCGGCTGATAAATTACCTGCTTATGCAGGGGCTGAAGTAAAGGGCCAAGGTTTTGCATTATTTAAGGTGGTGAAATCGACCGCCGCACCTGCGCTGGATGCCACAATGCGCCGCCAGCTTAATGAAAACATGGTGCAAATGTATGGCCAGGTTGAAGTGGCCAGCTACTTGCAGGCACTTAAGTCGCAAATTAAAGTGGACTATAAGCTGAAGGCGATGGCGGCTGAGTAA
- a CDS encoding HU family DNA-binding protein gives MNKSELINAIAESAGLSKADAGKALDATVEAVTNALKGGDEVTLVGFGSFYVSERAERSGRNPRTGETIAIAAAKQPKFRAGKSLKDAVQ, from the coding sequence GTGAATAAATCGGAACTCATCAACGCCATCGCAGAATCCGCTGGTCTCTCCAAGGCTGATGCAGGTAAAGCTCTGGATGCAACAGTAGAAGCCGTAACGAACGCACTGAAGGGCGGCGACGAAGTAACGCTGGTCGGCTTTGGTTCTTTCTATGTGTCTGAGCGTGCTGAGCGCAGCGGCCGTAATCCACGTACCGGTGAGACTATTGCGATTGCTGCAGCGAAACAGCCTAAATTTAGGGCTGGTAAATCTCTGAAAGATGCAGTACAATAA
- the lon gene encoding endopeptidase La, with protein MSQTVAFADDVHLPLLPLRDVVVFPHMVIPLFVGRPKSIRALEAAMEDGRHILLVAQKNAQKDEPGLADIYPVGTIASILQMLKLPDGTVKVLVEGGQRAEVTDIDEEAGFYSAIAHPVDVSGEQGHEVEAMRRALLTQFDQFVKLNKKIPPEILTSLAGIEDAHRLADTIAAHLPLKLEQKQSILEMFDLRRRMEQLLKQLESELDILQVEKRIRGRVKRQMEKSQREYYLNEQVKAIQKELGELDENADIDELDKKIKNAGMSKEARDKAESELKKLRMMSPMSAEATVVRNYIDTLLDLPWKKKTKISKELPAAELVLDTDHYGLEKVKERIVEYLAVQSRVEKLKAPILCLVGPPGVGKTSLGESIARATNRKFVRMALGGVRDESEIRGHRRTYIGSMPGKILQSMTKIGVKNPLFLLDEVDKMGADFRGDPSSALLEVLDPEQNHAFSDHYLEVDFDLSDVMFVATANSLNIPPALLDRMEVIRLSGYTEDEKVNIALKYLVPKQVKANGVQEGELVISDTAVRDVVRYYTREAGVRSLDREIARICRKVVKSLLMKPSDKKITVTPKNLEKYLGVHRFDYGVAEQTNQVGQVTGLAWTEVGGELLTIEAVKFPGKGKMIQTGKLGDVMQESIQAALSVVRSRAKALGIDPDFYQKIDMHIHFPEGATPKDGPSAGIGIATAMVSVLSGIPVRCDVAMTGEITLRGEVLPIGGLKEKLLAAHRGGIKQVLIPEGNVKDLAEIPDNVKRGLTIHPVKWIDQVLGFALERLPEILPEEVVSVEPVLPQAGVEVTGQLTKH; from the coding sequence ATGTCCCAAACTGTTGCGTTTGCTGACGATGTCCATTTGCCGCTGCTGCCGCTACGAGATGTGGTGGTGTTTCCGCATATGGTTATCCCGCTATTTGTGGGTCGCCCAAAGTCGATTCGTGCGCTTGAAGCCGCGATGGAAGATGGCCGCCATATCCTGCTGGTTGCGCAAAAAAACGCCCAGAAAGATGAGCCAGGCTTGGCCGATATTTATCCTGTAGGTACGATTGCCAGCATCTTGCAGATGCTGAAACTGCCCGATGGCACTGTTAAAGTGCTGGTGGAAGGCGGGCAGCGCGCTGAAGTGACTGATATTGATGAGGAGGCAGGATTTTACAGTGCCATTGCTCATCCGGTTGATGTCAGTGGCGAGCAGGGGCATGAAGTTGAAGCGATGCGCCGTGCTTTACTGACTCAATTTGATCAGTTCGTGAAGCTTAATAAAAAAATACCGCCTGAAATTCTGACGTCCCTTGCCGGAATTGAAGATGCTCACCGCCTTGCCGATACCATCGCTGCGCACCTGCCTTTAAAGCTGGAGCAAAAGCAATCTATTCTCGAAATGTTCGATCTGCGCCGCCGCATGGAGCAGCTGTTAAAACAGCTGGAATCCGAGCTGGACATCTTGCAGGTTGAAAAGCGTATTCGTGGCCGTGTAAAGCGCCAGATGGAAAAAAGCCAGCGCGAGTACTATCTGAATGAGCAGGTTAAGGCCATTCAGAAAGAGCTGGGTGAATTAGACGAAAACGCCGATATCGACGAGCTTGATAAAAAAATCAAGAACGCAGGTATGAGTAAAGAAGCGCGCGATAAGGCTGAATCAGAGCTTAAAAAACTTCGCATGATGTCGCCGATGTCGGCAGAAGCCACGGTGGTACGTAATTACATCGATACGCTGCTTGATTTGCCGTGGAAAAAGAAAACCAAAATCAGCAAGGAATTACCGGCTGCTGAGTTGGTACTCGATACTGATCATTACGGCCTTGAAAAGGTGAAAGAGCGCATTGTTGAGTACCTTGCGGTACAAAGCCGTGTTGAAAAGCTCAAAGCGCCGATTCTGTGCCTTGTAGGGCCGCCAGGGGTGGGTAAAACTTCCTTGGGTGAGTCGATTGCCCGTGCCACAAACCGCAAGTTTGTACGTATGGCCTTGGGTGGTGTGCGTGATGAATCTGAGATTCGTGGTCACCGCCGTACCTATATTGGCTCTATGCCAGGTAAGATTTTGCAGTCGATGACTAAAATTGGCGTGAAAAATCCGCTATTTTTACTCGATGAAGTCGATAAGATGGGGGCGGATTTCCGTGGCGATCCTTCTTCTGCCTTGCTGGAAGTCTTGGATCCGGAACAAAACCACGCATTTAGCGATCATTATCTTGAAGTCGATTTTGATTTGTCGGATGTGATGTTTGTTGCAACGGCTAATTCTTTGAATATTCCTCCTGCTTTGCTGGATCGGATGGAAGTTATTCGTTTGTCGGGCTATACCGAAGACGAAAAAGTGAATATTGCCCTCAAGTATCTGGTGCCTAAGCAGGTGAAGGCCAATGGGGTGCAAGAAGGTGAACTGGTGATCTCAGACACTGCGGTGCGTGATGTGGTGCGTTACTACACACGTGAGGCAGGTGTGCGTAGCTTGGACAGAGAGATCGCCCGTATCTGCCGTAAGGTAGTGAAAAGTCTTCTGATGAAACCAAGCGATAAAAAGATTACTGTTACGCCGAAAAACTTGGAAAAGTACTTGGGTGTACATCGTTTTGATTACGGTGTGGCCGAGCAAACCAACCAGGTGGGGCAGGTAACAGGTCTTGCATGGACCGAAGTCGGTGGCGAATTACTCACGATCGAAGCGGTAAAATTCCCAGGCAAGGGCAAAATGATTCAGACTGGTAAGCTCGGTGATGTGATGCAAGAGTCCATCCAAGCGGCCTTATCGGTTGTGCGCAGTCGTGCAAAAGCGTTGGGAATTGACCCTGATTTTTATCAGAAAATTGATATGCACATCCACTTCCCTGAAGGCGCAACGCCAAAAGATGGCCCGTCTGCAGGTATTGGTATTGCAACCGCAATGGTGTCGGTATTGTCGGGTATTCCGGTTCGCTGCGATGTTGCAATGACCGGTGAGATCACGCTGCGTGGCGAAGTATTGCCAATTGGTGGTTTAAAGGAGAAACTGCTTGCTGCTCACCGCGGTGGTATTAAGCAGGTGTTAATTCCTGAGGGCAATGTTAAGGATCTCGCCGAGATTCCTGACAATGTGAAGCGCGGACTAACCATTCACCCCGTTAAGTGGATCGACCAGGTGTTGGGGTTTGCCTTAGAGCGTTTGCCGGAGATTTTGCCGGAAGAAGTTGTGAGTGTGGAACCCGTTCTGCCGCAAGCTGGGGTGGAAGTGACCGGACAGCTTACAAAACATTAG